One window of the Corticium candelabrum chromosome 7, ooCorCand1.1, whole genome shotgun sequence genome contains the following:
- the LOC134182292 gene encoding uncharacterized protein LOC134182292 has protein sequence MSQHADQQCRFCLDGEGDLIAPCLCSGTSKWVHRRCLDNWRTSQYNYRCFTHCSTCNFQYRVKYRNGSRCMSNKAKVRLFVARDLISILLFLQILVAALGAVVFAIDQATGYNILKEISEEDAKKISKGDAKVKVMVYYLCGLVALLALLGLSTLLGVCCCCCCSSNVCQSDDNDSDCYCCWWGYPCYPSWYCSHQYYPHGAGCCSVPVFDCVVCAGDTADCHGGNRGCGGTRVMIILFLVVVAILAILGFLVMVYVLAIVGQRLFQRRVEILARQEACRQQEIVDLSEIDMSQIEEYAVVNLEPSAPPEPDQDSPSQVAPSASPRYMVNDTECREDEPLLPAPVNS, from the coding sequence ATGAGTCAACACGCAGACCAACAGTGCCGCTTTTGTTTGGACGGAGAGGGAGATCTCATTGCGCCCTGTCTGTGCTCGGGCACCTCCAAATGGGTACACCGTCGATGTCTCGACAACTGGCGCACGAGCCAATACAACTACCGCTGCTTCACACACTGCAGCACTTGCAACTTTCAATACAGAGTCAAATATCGTAACGGAAGTCGTTGTATGTCCAACAAAGCCAAAGTTCGGCTCTTTGTTGCGCGCGACCTCATCAGCATTCTCTTGTTTTTACAAATTCTCGTCGCCGCTCTGGGTGCTGTAGTCTTTGCCATCGACCAAGCGACCGGATACAATATACTGAAAGAGATATCGGAAGAAGATGCGAAAAAGATATCGAAAGGAGACGCGAAAGTGAAAGTGATGGTGTACTACCTTTGTGGGCTGGTGGCGTTGCTGGCACTGCTCGGTCTCTCCACTCTGTTGGGcgtctgctgctgctgctgctgctcgaGTAATGTATGCCAATCCGATGACAACGACTCTGATTGCTACTGCTGCTGGTGGGGCTACCCGTGCTATCCTTCATGGTATTGTTCACACCAGTACTATCCCCACGGGGCTGGTTGTTGCAGTGTGCCAGTATTCGATTGTGTCGTGTGCGCCGGAGATACTGCAGACTGTCATGGAGGCAACCGTGGTTGTGGTGGTACTAGAGTGATGATAATATTGTTTCTTGTTGTGGTTGCCATTTTGGCTATTCTGGGTTTTTTAGTGATGGTTTATGTATTGGCCATAGTTGGACAGAGACTGTTCCAGCGTCGTGTTGAAATTCTGGCTCGTCAGGAAGCGTGTCGACAGCAAGAAATCGTGGATTTGTCAGAGATAGATATGTCTCAAATTGAAGAGTACGCAGTTGTGAACCTTGAGCCTTCTGCTCCACCCGAGCCAGACCAAGATTCTCCCAGTCAAGTGGCACCTTCTGCTTCACCTAGGTATATGGTTAACGATACGGAGTGTAGAGAAGATGAACCACTGCTACCTGCACCTGTCAACTCATGA
- the LOC134182218 gene encoding uncharacterized protein LOC134182218 — MSRHADKQCRFCLDENGDLIAPCLCSGTSKWVHRRCLDNWRTSQYNYRCFTQCSTCNFQYRVKYRNGNRCMSNKVRVRLFVARDIISILLFLQILVAALGAVVFAIDRATGYNILKEISGGDAKVGVYYLCGLVTFLALLGLFTLLGVCCCSSNVCQCDDDDSDLVCCAYCYCCWWGYPCYPSWYCSPLYYPHGAGCCGAPGFINCAGCAGGTGDCHGDNCGGGDARVMIIILLVVVAILALIGLFVMVYVLAIVGQRLFQRHVEILARQEACRQQEIVDLSKIDMSQIEKYAVVNLEPSAPPEPDQDSSSQVAPSAPPKDMVNNTECREDEPLLHVAANS; from the coding sequence ATGAGCCGCCACGCGGACAAACAGTGCCGTTTCTGCTTGGACGAAAATGGAGACCTTATCGCACCGTGTCTGTGTTCGGGCACCTCCAAATGGGTACACCGTCGATGTCTCGACAACTGGCGCACGAGCCAATACAACTACCGCTGCTTTACACAATGCAGCACTTGCAACTTTCAATACAGAGTCAAATATCGTAATGGAAATCGTTGTATGTCTAACAAAGTTAGAGTTCGTCTCTTCGTTGCGCGCGACATCATCAGCATTCTTTTGTTTTTACAAATTCTTGTCGCCGCTCTGGGTGCTGTAGTCTTTGCCATCGACCGAGCGACTGGATACAATATACTGAAAGAGATATCGGGAGGAGATGCGAAAGTGGGCGTGTACTACCTTTGTGGGCTGGTGACGTTTCTGGCACTGCTTGGTCTCTTCACTCTGTTGGGCGTCTGCTGCTGCTCGAGTAATGTATGCCAATGCGACGACGACGACTCTGAtcttgtgtgttgtgcgtACTGCTATTGCTGCTGGTGGGGCTACCCGTGCTATCCTTCATGGTATTGTTCACCCCTGTACTATCCCCACGGGGCTGGTTGTTGTGGTGCGCCAGGATTCATAAATTGTGCCGGCTGCGCCGGCGGTACTGGAGACTGTCATGGAGACAactgtggtggtggtgatgctAGAGTGATGATAATAATACTTCTTGTTGTGGTTGCCATTTTGGCTCTTATTGGTCTTTTTGTGATGGTTTATGTGTTGGCCATAGTTGGACAGAGACTGTTCCAGCGTCATGTTGAAATTCTGGCTCGTCAGGAAGCATGTCGACAGCAAGAAATCGTGGATTTGTCAAAGATAGATATGTCTCAAATTGAAAAGTACGCAGTTGTGAACCTTGAGCCTTCTGCTCCACCCGAGCCAGACCAAGATTCTTCCAGTCAAGTGGCACCTTCTGCTCCACCTAAGGATATGGTTAACAATACGGAGTGTAGAGAAGATGAACCATTGCTACATGTAGCTGCCAATTCGTGA
- the LOC134182418 gene encoding uncharacterized protein LOC134182418 produces MLHIASVIALAALAINGCAAATLKTCGGSLSGIYGDFQSPGFPDKYDADKTCVWNISAPDGYYIKLEFTQFTLEEHSHECEYDRVTVSEGEQRLALLCGTPNSDGPKEPIKSSNGSMQVELFSDYSDTAPGFWAHFAAVDIDECAVDNGGCNQHCHNYPGSYYCSCSANYVLQSDGKFCKVVCDGMTKTDLHGVISSPEYPDIYPDQSVCDWCITLPLGYQVVLTFAAMDIEEHHEVPCPYDKLKIDTGRSAKAGPYCGKTLPSPVISQANKMCLYFTSDDSVGHHGFSAKYKAKPLDCGNPGTPSNGQKIGRNYTFPSQVTYQCDSGFFLVGSSSRDCQTDGTWSGTTARCERVSCGDPGIPKHGTRTIIAGVQRTYVYEDKVKLDCNRFYSRLEGDAVRTCRESGRWSGTQLKCKPICGKTTYYNRVRIIGGSTARHGVYPWMAMLYYHPCNQTRKHCLFCGATILDNNYVLTAAHCTRGILGNSPFIIRVGAHQVRSDGDKEWWCQVEEIIEHPSYNTETFDYDAALIRVANCTKKTSPITTVDEIVFSDHIRPICLPNPALLSDLELYNAGSVGTAAGWGKRNLTTTSKGYSKVLRHVELAISDSNKCQSHFSRQDWEITPRMFCTLADGQDTCHGDSGGPYMIKRNPSSSNPKSVLLGVISWGDSSCATGYGVYTKVSQIVSWIDKTTGDLAATLTTCGGSLSGMYGDFQSPGFPDKNSAAAACIWRLTVPVGYYIRLEFAYLALKVRGLQCNREREKVIVSEGTERLALLCGIHESNESIVSTNHSMQVKLTWDHLRRVGVLPRPRGLWVYYSAVDINECAVDNGGCSQRCHNYIGGHYCSCKTNYVLQPDKKFCKVLCNGITKTDLQGVISTPEYPDIYPDQALCDWCITLPLGYQVKLTFTAMDIEYHHEVQCPYDHLKIDTGRSAQTGPYCGEKLPSPVVSQANRMCLYFTSDDSVGHRGFTAKYNAKPLDCGDPGTPVNGRTNGRNYTYPNRVTYRCNSGFVLVGLKIRSCQTDGTWSGTLARCERVSCGDPGQPSHGSRIIIDGVQRTYVYEDKVKLSCNQYYSILEGDTIRTCRADGSWSGSQLKCTPTCGRKTIYNDLGRVIGGLPARRGSFPWMAMLQLDPCDPTTQQCVFCGGSILNNNFVLTAAHCNRFAITIRTQFVVRVGAHNVSSNTNAEWWCNVEEIIEHPLYDHIYKDYDAALIRIANCTSKWTPSTTVNEIVLSDYIRPICLPNASLPADQRLNLYNAGNVGTAAGWGIIDSTVTQFAETLRYVHLPISNTSNCRTHFRRIGRVTPRMFCADGSRRDTCYVDSGGPFMIQESPISEYIILGVVSWGDRICGTGYGVYTNVRSIVAWINRNIGN; encoded by the exons ATGCTACACATTGCGAGTGTGATAGCGCTAGCTGCTTTAGCCATTAACGGAT GTGCCGCCGCAACTCTAAAAACATGCGGAGGCTCGCTCAGCGGGATATACGGAGACTTCCAATCGCCCGGGTTTCCGGATAAGTACGACGCGGACAAGACGTGCGTTTGGAATATCAGCGCGCCCGACGGTTACTATATCAAGCTCGAGTTTACGCAGTTTACGCTCGAAGAGCACAGTCACGAGTGCGAGTACGACAGAGTGACGGTTTCGGAAG GAGAGCAAAGATTGGCGTTGTTGTGCGGCACACCGAACTCTGATGGACCAAAAGAACCCATCAAATCCTCAAACGGATCCATGCAGGTAGAGCTCTTTTCAGACTACTCAGACACGGCGCCTGGTTTCTGGGCCCACTTTGCAGCAGTCG ATATTGATGAATGTGCCGTCGACAATGGAGGTTGCAATCAGCACTGCCATAACTATCCGGGAAGCTACTACTGCTCGTGCAGTGCAAACTACGTGCTCCAGTCCGACGGAAAGTTTTGTAAAG TTGTGTGCGACGGTATGACCAAGACTGACTTGCATGGCGTCATCTCGAGTCCAGAGTATCCTGACATTTATCCCGATCAGTCTGTGTGTGACTGGTGTATCACACTGCCTTTGGGATATCAAGTAGTGTTGACGTTCGCGGCCATGGACATCGAAGAGCATCACGAAGTGCCGTGTCCTTACGACAAGCTAAAA ATCGATACTGGTCGTTCTGCAAAGGCGGGACCGTATTGTGGGAAGACACTCCCATCGCCTGTTATTTCTCAAGCTAACAAGATGTGTCTTTACTTTACAAGTGATGATTCAGTCGGCCATCACGGCTTCTCAGCGAAATACAAAGCCAAGC CGCTTGATTGCGGTAATCCTGGCACTCCTTCCAACGGACAAAAGATTGGAAGAAATTATACGTTTCCTAGCCAAGTGACGTACCAATGTGATAGTGGTTTCTTTCTCGTCGGTTCCAGTTCCCGCGATTGTCAAACGGATGGCACATGGAGCGGAACTACAGCAAGATGCGAGC GTGTGTCGTGTGGTGATCCTGGTATACCTAAACACGGAACTCGGACGATCATTGCTGGAGTTCAACGAACGTACGTGTACGAGGACAAGGTCAAGTTGGACTGCAACCGGTTTTACTCCAGACTCGAAGGAGACGCGGTACGGACGTGTAGAGAGAGCGGACGTTGGAGCGGAACCCAGCTCAAGTGCAAACCAA TATGCGGTAAAACGACGTATTACAACCGCGTAAGAATTATCGGGGGCTCAACAGCACGTCACGGCGTTTACCCGTGGATGGCCATGCTCTATTACCATCCATGCAACCAAACTAGAAAGCACTGCTTGTTCTGTGGCGCAACCATTCTCGACAACAACTACGTGCTGACTGCTGCTCACTGTACCCGAGGCATATTAGGAAATTCACCGTTCATTATACGAGTGGGAGCACACCAGGTGCGCTCCGACGGAGACAAAGAGTGGTGGTGCCAGGTGGAGGAAATTATCGAGCATCCGAGCTACAACACTGAAACATTCGACTACGACGCAGCTCTTATTAGAGTAGCCAACTGTACGAAAAAGACCAGTCCCATTACAACCGTCGATGAAATCGTTTTTTCGGACCATATCAGACCGATATGCTTGCCCAATCCGGCTCTTCTTTCTGATCTAGAGTTGTACAACGCGGGCAGCGTCGGCACTGCTGCAGGCTGGGGAAAACGCAACCTGACGACCACCAGTAAAGGTTACTCAAAAGTTCTACGTCACGTCGAGTTGGCCATTAGCGACAGCAATAAGTGTCAATCCCATTTCAGCCGTCAGGATTGGGAGATAACGCCCCGGATGTTCTGTACTCTCGCCGACGGTCAGGACACGTGTCATGGCGACTCCGGTGGCCCGTATATGATTAAACGAAATCCGAGCAGTTCGAATCCCAAATCCGTCCTTCTTGGCGTCATCAGCTGGGGAGATTCTAGCTGTGCAACAGGCTACGGTGTCTACACTAAAGTCAGCCAAATCGTTTCCTGGATTGATAAAACAACTGGag ATCTGGCGGCAACTCTAACGACCTGTGGAGGCTCGCTCAGTGGAATGTACGGCGATTTCCAGTCGCCCGGATTCCCGGATAAGAACAGTGCAGCTGCCGCATGTATCTGGCGTCTAACCGTGCCTGTCGGTTACTACATCAGACTCGAGTTCGCGTACTTGGCGCTCAAAGTGAGAGGCTTGCAGTGTAATCGTGAGCGCGAGAAAGTGATCGTTTCAGAAG GAACCGAGAGGTTGGCGTTGCTGTGTGGCATTCATGAATCAAACGAATCCATTGTGTCTACAAACCATTCCATGCAAGTCAAGCTCACCTGGGACCATCTACGTAGAGTAGGAGTCCTGCCTAGACCACGTGGACTTTGGGTTTACTACTCAGCAGTTG ATATTAACGAATGCGCTGTCGACAATGGAGGTTGCAGTCAGCGCTGTCACAACTACATTGGAGGTCACTACTGCTCGTGTAAGACAAACTACGTGCTCCAGCCAGACAAGAAGTTTTGTAAAG TTTTGTGCAATGGCATTACTAAGACTGACTTGCAAGGTGTCATCTCGACTCCAGAGTATCCTGACATTTATCCCGATCAGGCTTTGTGTGACTGGTGCATCACACTGCCTCTGGGATATCAAGTAAAGTTGACGTTCACGGCTATGGACATCGAATACCATCACGAAGTGCAATGTCCTTACGATCACCTGAAG ATCGACACTGGTCGCTCTGCACAAACAGGACCATATTGTGGGGAAAAGCTTCCTTCACCTGTTGTTTCTCAAGCTAACAGGATGTGTCTCTACTTTACAAGTGATGATTCGGTTGGACATCGCGGCTTCACGGCTAAATACAACGCCAAGC CGCTTGATTGTGGTGATCCTGGCACACCTGTAAACGGACGAACGAACGGAAGAAATTATACGTATCCTAATAGAGTGACTTATAGATGTAATAGTGGGTTTGTACTGGTCGGTCTCAAGATCCGTTCTTGTCAGACGGATGGAACATGGAGCGGAACTTTGGCAAGATGCGAGC GTGTGTCGTGTGGCGATCCTGGTCAACCTAGTCATGGAAGTCGGATCATCATTGATGGAGTTCAGCGAACGTACGTGTACGAAGACAAAGTCAAGCTGAGCTGCAACCAATACTACTCCATACTCGAAGGAGACACGATTCGGACGTGTAGAGCAGATGGAAGTTGGAGTGGAAGTCAGCTCAAATGCACACCAA CATGCGGTAGGAAAACTATATACAATGATCTTGGAAGAGTCATAGGCGGCTTACCAGCACGTCGCGGTTCTTTCCCGTGGATGGCCATGCTGCAGTTAGATCCATGCGATCCAACTACACAGCAATGCGTCTTCTGTGGGGGATCTATTCTCAACAACAACTTCGTGTTGACTGCTGCTCACTGTAATCGATTTGCCATTACAATACGCACACAGTTTGTTGTGCGAGTGGGAGCACACAATGTTTCATCCAACACAAATGCAGAGTGGTGGTGCAACGTGGAGGAAATTATCGAACATCCCCTTTACGACCATATTTATAAAGACTACGATGCTGCTCTTATTAGAATAGCTAACTGTACAAGCAAGTGGACACCTTCTACTACCGTCAATGAAATTGTGTTGTCAGACTACATCAGACCTATATGCCTGCCGAATGCGTCTCTACCCGCTGACCAACGGTTGAACTTGTACAACGCGGGCAATGTCGGCACTGCTGCAGGCTGGGGAATCATCGATTCCACTGTAACACAATTTGCTGAAACGTTGCGTTACGTTCATTTGCCCATCAGCAACACCAGCAACTGTAGGACTCACTTTAGGCGTATCGGTCGTGTTACGCCTCGAATGTTTTGTGCTGACGGAAGTAGACGAGACACGTGTTACGTCGACTCTGGTGGACCGTTTATGATTCAGGAAAGTCCGATTAGCGAATACATTATTTTGGGCGTCGTCAGCTGGGGAGACCGCATTTGTGGAACAGGATACGGAGTTTACACTAACGTCAGGAGCATCGTAGCTTGGATTAACAGAAATATTGGAAACTAG